In Helianthus annuus cultivar XRQ/B chromosome 8, HanXRQr2.0-SUNRISE, whole genome shotgun sequence, a single genomic region encodes these proteins:
- the LOC110882874 gene encoding uncharacterized protein LOC110882874: MPKYAKFFKYLLKRKDKLGEISNIPLTRGCSAVVLNKLPEKLTDPGVFTIPCLFGGVVAPAYALADLGPSINLMLFSLYERLGLGELTPTRMSLSLADRSVKYPRGVVENLFVKVDRFVFPVDFVILDMEADERVPIILGRPFLRTANAIIDVFDGKITLRAGDENATFEIGRSMRHPSGRDEDNSPFEEEVEVEEVVEEEDPLWAPETLELCEVREESESRPIDTLSTLELKRQPRSRKSRAQRPVFNIEDLRNAIPDDEPYSVPGYQSLEQEAIKVGIEVEGRRDNQRPGDQEVDGPRRRQPPLMGVKVHFRPVVTENDSPIVPQPRGRVAFDCKPNYINILPHFNGRSNDEPYTHLAEFSAICSTIGGGHFSQDEVRLRLFQFSLKDKAK, translated from the exons ATGCCTAAATATGCCAAGTTTTTTAAATATCTTCTTAAACGAAAGGACAAGCTGGGGGAGATCTCGAACATTCCACTGACCAGGGGGTGTTCTGCGGTTGTCTTGAACAAATTACCAGAAAAACTCACCGACCCCGGTGTCTTCACCATTCCATGTCTCTTTGGGGGTGTCGTTGCTCCCGCTTACGCACTTGCCGATTTAGGTCCTAGCATTAATCTGATGTTGTTTTCGCTTTACGAGAGGTTAGGGTTAGGAGAGCTCACTCCAACACGTATGTCATTGTCCTTGGCCGATCGTTCGGTCAAGTATCCTCGTGGAGTCGTAGAAAATCTCTTTGTGAAGGTTGATAGGTTCGTATTCCCCGTTGATTTCGTTATTCTTGACATGGAGGCCGATGAGAGAGTTCCCATCATTTTAGGTCGTCCATTCCTACGTACCGCAAATGCCATCATCGATGTCTTTGACGGTAAGATTACTCTTCGTGCGGGTGACGAGAATGCCACATTCGAGATTGGTAGATCTATGAGACATCCTAGTGGTAGAGATGAGGATAACAGTCCTT TTGAGGAGGAGGTTGAAGTTGAAGAGGTAGTTGAAGAGGAGGATCCACTTTGGGCTCCCGAGACATTAGAGCTTTGTGAGGTTAGGGAGGAGAGTGAGAGTCGACCCATAGATACTCTGTCCACATTAGAGCTTAAG AGGCAACCGAGATCACGGAAATCCCGCGCACAAAGACCCGTTTTTAACATAGAAGATTTGAGAAACGCTATCCCCGATGATGAgccgtatagtgttcccggttatcaatcgctgGAGCAG gaGGCAATCAAGGTGGGGATCGAGGTGGAGGGTAGAAGAGATAATCAAAGACCGGGGGATCAAGAGGTTGATGGTCCACGTCGTCGTCAACCACCGCTAATGGGTGTTAAAGTTCATTTTAGGCCGGTAGTTACCGAGAACGACTCCCCAATTGTACCACAACCGAGGGGTAGAGTTGCATTCGATTGTAAACCAAATTACATCAATATCTTGCCTCATTTCAACGGTAGATCGAATGATGAGCCGTATACACATCTAGCGGAGTTTTCGGCTATATGTAGCACCATTGGGGGTGGTCATTTTTCACAAGATGAGGTTCGGTTGCGTCTATTTCAATTCTCATTGAAGGATAAGGCCAAGTAA